One stretch of Muribaculum intestinale DNA includes these proteins:
- the gcvPB gene encoding aminomethyl-transferring glycine dehydrogenase subunit GcvPB translates to MNRKLYGNLIFELSRNGRRGATLPPHASAHGLDSIPASLMRSLALPLPQVDEPAVVRHYTNMSTNNFGVDTGFYPLGSCTMKYNPKINEEMASQPAFASLHPMQPDTTTQGALRLYWILQRMLSEIGGMAEFTLNPYAGAHGELTGLMVIRAYHEQRGDTRRTKVIVPDSAHGTNPASAAVAGLSVVEVKSLPDGTVDIDALRPLLDDTVAAMMMTNPNTLGMFERNIPEIARMVHDAGALMYYDGANLNPLIGKCRPGDMGFDVMHVNLHKSFSTPHGGGGPGSGPVGVRAGLEHLLPNPRVVRNADDTFSVVESEESLGRISGTLGNFAVLQRALSYLLTLGREGLAMVGPLATLNANYIKESLRDLYLLPVDGVCKHEFVFDGLRDKSGGVTTLHVAKRLLDYGYHAPTIYFPLLFHESLMIEPTETECLETIDSFIAAMREIAEDASSRPEFVKGAPYETPVAHADDTEAALHPKVTFFDL, encoded by the coding sequence ATGAACAGGAAATTATACGGCAATCTTATATTTGAGTTGTCGCGGAACGGACGCCGCGGCGCCACTCTCCCGCCTCATGCCTCAGCCCACGGGCTTGATTCCATCCCCGCATCGCTCATGCGCTCGCTGGCTCTGCCTCTGCCTCAGGTTGATGAGCCGGCCGTTGTGCGTCATTATACCAACATGAGCACCAACAACTTCGGAGTCGACACCGGTTTTTATCCGTTGGGTTCGTGTACGATGAAGTACAATCCTAAAATCAACGAAGAGATGGCCTCACAGCCGGCATTTGCTTCGCTTCATCCGATGCAGCCTGACACTACTACACAGGGAGCATTGCGGTTGTACTGGATTTTGCAACGCATGCTCTCCGAAATCGGAGGTATGGCGGAGTTTACGCTTAATCCATATGCCGGAGCACACGGAGAACTTACCGGTCTGATGGTAATTCGCGCCTATCATGAGCAACGCGGCGATACTCGCCGGACCAAAGTCATAGTGCCCGATTCGGCCCACGGAACCAACCCTGCAAGTGCCGCAGTAGCCGGACTGTCGGTAGTGGAGGTCAAAAGCCTGCCCGATGGCACGGTGGATATCGATGCCCTGCGCCCTCTGCTCGACGACACTGTGGCTGCCATGATGATGACCAATCCCAACACACTCGGCATGTTTGAGCGCAATATTCCGGAAATCGCACGTATGGTGCATGATGCCGGTGCGCTTATGTATTATGATGGAGCCAATCTTAATCCACTGATTGGCAAATGCCGTCCGGGCGATATGGGATTTGATGTAATGCATGTGAATCTTCACAAGAGTTTCTCCACTCCGCATGGAGGAGGCGGCCCTGGCTCCGGTCCGGTAGGAGTACGTGCCGGGCTTGAGCATCTGCTCCCCAATCCGCGTGTGGTGCGTAATGCCGATGATACATTTTCGGTGGTTGAGAGCGAAGAATCCCTCGGCAGGATTAGCGGTACGCTCGGCAATTTCGCCGTGCTGCAACGCGCTCTTTCATATCTGCTTACTCTCGGACGCGAAGGGCTGGCCATGGTAGGGCCTCTTGCCACACTCAATGCCAACTATATAAAGGAATCGTTGCGCGATTTATATCTTCTGCCGGTAGATGGAGTATGCAAGCATGAATTTGTATTCGACGGATTGCGCGACAAGTCGGGTGGGGTGACGACACTGCATGTCGCCAAACGTCTGCTTGACTACGGCTATCATGCCCCGACCATATATTTCCCCCTGCTGTTTCATGAGTCGCTTATGATTGAGCCTACCGAAACCGAGTGTCTTGAGACCATCGACAGTTTTATAGCTGCCATGCGCGAGATTGCCGAGGACGCTTCATCGCGTCCGGAATTCGTCAAGGGTGCCCCTTACGAGACCCCTGTGGCTCATGCCGACGATACTGAAGCGGCTCTTCATCCAAAGGTTACATTCTTTGACTTGTAA
- the gcvPA gene encoding aminomethyl-transferring glycine dehydrogenase subunit GcvPA, which yields MAYHHYFPHTDEDVAAMLDRCGMTSLDRLYDDIPEELLLAREYNLPAAKSEKEVRDFFASLGAENHTLTCFAGAGYYDHYTPAAIPSILSRSEFLTAYTPYQPEISQGTLQYIFEYQTMMAALTGMEVSNASMYDGATAAAEAMLMMVASSRKRNRVLVSATVLPQVRAVMATYAHYHGIVLDEVPATEGGVTNREALSMMLAQGDVAGVLVATPNRFGILEDYTGLADEAHSAKALLAMYANPSALAVIKTPGEWDADIACGDAQPLGMPLNYGGPYLGFLCCKKAHIRKLPGRIVGATVDGNGQRVFVLTLQAREQHIRREKATSNICSNQGLMALFATVYLSLMGPDGMREVNEAGAANARWLLERIEATGKARMAWPDAPWLNEFVLDTDATVDDVISGGIDRGVLPGVKIGDHRILVAVTEMRTETEMQSLVDIFASI from the coding sequence ATGGCTTATCATCACTATTTCCCTCACACTGACGAGGATGTTGCCGCCATGCTCGACCGTTGCGGCATGACGTCGCTCGACCGGCTTTATGACGACATCCCGGAGGAACTGTTGCTCGCACGTGAGTACAATCTCCCTGCGGCGAAGTCTGAAAAGGAGGTGCGCGATTTCTTCGCCTCTCTTGGAGCCGAGAACCACACTCTCACATGTTTCGCGGGGGCAGGCTACTATGACCATTACACTCCGGCGGCCATTCCGTCGATTCTTTCGCGCTCTGAGTTTCTGACGGCCTACACTCCTTACCAGCCGGAGATTTCCCAGGGCACTCTGCAGTATATATTCGAGTATCAGACAATGATGGCGGCGCTTACAGGAATGGAGGTCAGCAACGCATCAATGTACGACGGCGCTACCGCTGCGGCCGAAGCGATGCTGATGATGGTGGCGTCGTCACGCAAGCGCAATCGTGTGCTTGTGAGCGCCACAGTGCTTCCGCAAGTGCGTGCCGTGATGGCTACGTATGCGCATTATCATGGCATAGTACTTGATGAGGTGCCTGCAACCGAAGGTGGTGTCACCAATCGCGAAGCTCTTTCAATGATGCTTGCACAAGGCGATGTGGCAGGTGTGCTTGTGGCCACTCCCAACCGTTTCGGCATACTTGAGGATTATACCGGGCTTGCCGATGAGGCACATTCCGCCAAGGCACTTCTTGCCATGTATGCCAATCCGTCGGCTCTTGCCGTAATCAAGACTCCGGGAGAGTGGGACGCCGACATTGCTTGTGGCGATGCTCAGCCGCTCGGCATGCCGTTGAACTATGGTGGCCCGTATCTCGGGTTCCTCTGTTGCAAGAAGGCCCATATACGCAAGCTCCCGGGCAGAATAGTCGGCGCGACTGTCGACGGCAACGGACAGCGTGTGTTTGTGCTCACTCTTCAGGCTCGCGAACAGCATATCCGTCGTGAGAAGGCTACAAGCAATATATGTTCCAACCAGGGACTTATGGCCCTGTTTGCTACCGTATATCTCTCGCTTATGGGACCTGACGGCATGCGGGAGGTAAATGAGGCGGGAGCCGCCAATGCCCGATGGCTGCTCGAAAGAATCGAGGCTACAGGAAAGGCCCGTATGGCATGGCCCGATGCTCCATGGCTCAACGAGTTTGTACTTGACACGGATGCCACAGTCGACGATGTTATTTCCGGGGGCATAGACCGAGGTGTGCTCCCCGGAGTGAAAATCGGCGACCACAGGATTCTTGTGGCTGTAACTGAGATGCGCACTGAAACCGAGATGCAATCATTGGTCGATATATTCGCATCAATCTGA